The genomic stretch GGTGTATCTCCTAAGTGGATTAAATGCCTTGAAGAAAAAGGTTTCCGGATAGGAGACTGTCTTAAAGCCACTCTTCGTTCGGACGGACTCCAAATCAATCTTTGTTCGCGAGTTTCTTCGTCTTAATATTGGGATTACTTAGTTTCGTTTCCCAACCCCGCCTTTCGTCTAAAAAACGGAAGGCGGTTTTTTTTTATTTCCCTTCAACAAGTTCAGGGTAAACTAAAATTCGCCACATCTTTACCAGAGTAAAACTAAGGCAGGTAGGCTTGCTCCGTACGGGTTATACGGCTAAGATTAGTGGTATGTCGGAAAATCCTCCTAAAAAAAGCGAAATAGCGAGAAAGGAAGAGGAAATTCTTGATTTCTGGAATAAGAATCGGATTTTTCAAAAAAGCCTTGAGAAAAAAGCCCCTCACGGGGATGTTACTTTTTATGACGGACCTCCTTTTGCAACAGGTCTGCCTCACTACGGGCATATTTTGGCTGGAACAATCAAAGATGTGATTCCGCGGTTTGAAACGATGCGCGGGAAGCGCGTACTTCGCCGATGGGGCTGGGATTGCCACGGTTTGCCGATTGAAAATCTTATCGAGCAGGAACTCGGGATAAAAGACAAAAAGGAAATTGAAGCGCTCGGCATTGAGAAATTCAACGAAGCCGCACGGGCAAGTGTTTTACGCTATGACCAACAGTGGCGCAGGCTCATTCCGCGTTCCGGACGATGGGTTGATATGGATGACCAGTACATCACCATGTCGCCCTCATACATGGAGTCCGTCTGGTGGTCTTTTTCCGAATTGCACAAAAAGAAACTGATTTATCAGGGATTCAAATCAATGCATTTGTGTCCGCACTGCGAAACAACACTTTCAAATCTGGAGGTGGCTTTAGGATACAAAGACATCACCGATATTTCCGTAACGGTGAAATTCGAGCTAAAAGACGAACCTGGAACATATCTCTTGGCATGGACAACGACGCCGTGGACGTTGCCTGGGAATGTCGCTTTGGCAGTTAATCCAAATACTGATTACCTAATCGTTAAAGCGTTTAGTGGTTCATCTGAATCCTATGTAATTGCAAAAGAAGCACTTCTTAATCACCTTTTTAAAGGACAGAACTCTCTTTCTTTCATGCAACTTTTTTCCTCTGATGATCACGAATGGTTGGGTGGTGCAAGAGAACAGCATTCCCCGAGAATAAAAGAAATAAAAGCGAAAGACCTTATTGGAAAATCATATAAACCTCTTTTTGATTACTACCAAAACATCCCTCTTGAGAACAAAGAAAGAGGGTGGAAAGTATATGCGGCAGATTTTGTTACCACCGAAGATGGAACGGGAATTGTTCATATAGCCCCGGCCTTTGGTGAAGATGACCTGAACCTCGCGCAGAAAGAAAAATTGCCGTTTATCCAGCATGTCAGCCGTCACGGGGTGTTTGAAAAAGAAGTTACCGATTTTGTGGGGCAATTTGTAAAACCAAAAGACGACCATCAGAAAGCGGATATTGAAATCATTAGACATCTCGCGGGAAAAGGACTTTTGTTTGCCAAAGAAAAAATCATTCACTCATATCCTCATTGCTGGAGGTGTGACACCCCGCTTCTTAACTACGCTTCGGCATCGTGGTTTGTCGCTGTCACGAAATATAAAGACAATTTTATAAAAGAAAACAAAAAAGTCCGCTTCGTTCCCGAGGAAATCCGTGACGGGCGATTCGGAAAGTGGCTGGAGGGTGCCCGTGACTGGGCAATTTCTCGTTCCCGTTATTGGGGTGCTCCGTTGCCCGTATGGATTTGCAATCAATGCAAAGAAATTGCCGTTATCGGTTCCGTTGAAGAACTTAAAAAGAAAACAAAAAGCAAGAATTCATATATTGTCATGCGTCACGGCGAAGCCGAAAGTAATGTTCTCGGGCTTATCAATGGAGACAATTCCACCATTCGCCATCTGACAGAAAAGGGCCAGGGGCAGGTAAAGAAAACAGTAGAGACTCTCAAGGGGAAAATAGACATTATCATCGCTTCACCGCTTACCCGCACCAAAGAAACTGCCGACATTGTTGCCGGAATCATCGGAGTTAAAGAGGTGATAACCGATGACAGATTGAAGGAAGTGCAGACTGGGGAATACAATGGCAAATTGGTTTCGGAATATCAGAACTTCGCCACCAGGGAAGAAAAACTGGAAAAACGACCGCAGGGAGGAGAAAATCTCACCGACGTCAAAAAACGGATGGGAGAGTTTATATACGAAATTGATAAAGAATACGACGGAAAGCGAATTCTTATCATCACACATGAATTTCCCGCCTGGATGTTGTTTGCGGCCGCATATGGCGCTTCCAAAAAAGAAATACTCGCCCTGCACAGTGGGGAAGACTTTTTAAAGACCGCAGAAGCGCGGGTCCTTGATTTTGCGCCGGTTTCTCACAGAAACTACGAGCTCGACCTTCACCGTCCGTACATTGATAACGTTGAATTTACGTGCAAATGCGGAGGGAAAATGAAACGGATTCCGGAGGTGTTTGACACATGGTATGAATCGGGCTCGATGCCGTACGCCAGTCACCACTACCCGTTTGAAACAAAACAATTTGACGCTAAAAAAGGTTTTCGTTTCCCCGCGGATTTTATTGCTGAAGGTATTGACCAGACGAGAGGATGGTTTTACTCGCTCCTCATGCTTTCCGTGGGCCTCTTTGGAAAAACGCCGTACAAAAATGTTGTCGTAAACGGTACTATTCTTGCCGAAGACGGACAAAAAATGTCCAAACGTCTCAAAAACTACCCCGATGTCGAAGCAATACTCGATACATATGGTGCCGATGCGATGCGATACTACATGCTTTCTTCTCCCGTTGTTCGCGGAGAAGACCTGGCATTTTCCGAGAAAGGTCTTGACGAGGTGGTCAAAAAACTGAGCCTGCGTCTGCAGAACGTCTGCTCATTTTATGAAATGTACGCCCAATCCTCCGTAGAAAGCGCTTCAAATTCAAAAGACATTCTCGACTTGTGGATTCTTTCCCGCCTTTCTCAAACGCGCGACATGATTACCGATTCCATGGAGACATACGCTCTTGATGCGGCAACACGGCCTATCCTTGATTTTGTTGACGACCTTTCCACATGGTATCTTCGCCGTTCCCGAGAACGATTCAAAGGAGACGACGAGAAAGACAAAACTGCGGCACTTGCGACAACGCGTTTTGTACTCCAGGAATTTTCAAAATTAATGGCCCCATTCATGCCCTTTATTGCCGAAGAAATTTATCTTAAAGTGGAAGGAGAAAAAGGAAAAGAAAGTGTCCATCTTGAAAACTGGCCGACAAAAGAGAAAGCGGATTCCCGCATTGTCGAGAACATGAAAGAAGCCAGGCATGTCGTTTCTTTGGGCCTTGAAGCGCGCGCGAAGTCGGCAATAAAAGTCCGTCAACCGCTTTCACACATAATTGTTAAAACGCTTTCTCTGAAAGGGAAAAACGAATACCTCCAACTTATTCTCGATGAGTTGAATGTAAAAGAAATTCGTTTTGATGATAAACAGCAAGACGAGGTCTTTCTTGATACAAACATAACATCCGAACTTAAAATCGAAGGAGAGCAACGCGACCTCATCCGCGCTATTCAGGATTTCCGAAAAGCGAAAGGGTTTGATGCGAAAGACAAAATAATGCTTATTGTTTCCACGGACGAAACAGGGAAACAGTTCGTTGATGAATATAAAGCCGGACTTTCAAAAACTACGGGACTCTCCGATATCAAATACAAATCTATTGAAGGAGAAGCTGTCAATATCGGTGGTATGTCATTTGTTTTTTCCGTGGAGCGTTAATTATGTATCACATCTATCACACTGAAGCATTTGTCATTGGAGGAACCGCCCATGAAGAAGGGAGCCGCCGCGTATATCTTTTTACCCGCGACCTCGGGCTCATACACGCCCTTGCCCAGGGAATACGGGAAGAAAAATCAAAATTACGGTACTCGCTTCAACCCTACTCGCACACCCACGTGTCTTTGGTGCACGGAAAGACGTGGAGAATAGTTTTTGCCCATACCCAGTCGAATTTTTTGCACTATTTCGGTCATTTATCCGGGCAGTCGCTCGCGCTTGTCCGTATCCTTTCTCTTGTCCGCAGCCTTGTCGTGGGAGAAGAGAAGAACGCCGAACTGTTTTCCATTCTAAAAAACGGATTTCAATTTCTTAAAAGCAATCATACCGAACGGGAAATCAACGCACTAGAGCATCTGATGGTTCTAAAAATGCTCAAAAACCTCGGCTACCTTCCCGCGTCACCCGATTTCGACGTGATAAGCGTAGATGCGGAGTTTAACGACAAAATGCTTGATTCGGTTTTTTCCGTGCAGGCAAAAGCGCTCCGCTTCATAAACACCGCCTTGGCTGAAAGCCAACTACTGCCTAAAAAATCCCCCGTGCTATAATTTTTCAAATGGAACCGACCTCTCCCGAAAATAAAATAAACAAACTCAAAGATAATCTTTATTCGAGGAAATTCATACCGCAGTCTCCGTACGACCACTCGAAAATGAGCGAGAAAAAGTATGAGGTTGGTGGAGAGTGGAAACACGACCAAATTTCTGTTGACGAGGCGCTTAGAGAGAAAAAAGTTCCCCAAAAACGCTCATGGCTCACCATTCTTTTTGTTGGCGCCGCCGCCTTCTTTCTTCTTTCCGTCGCTACGGCCGTGTATATGTTTTACGGAGGTTCCATTATCGTTTCTTCAAAAAATGTTGATATTTCCGTGGTTGGCCCAATTTCCGTTCAGGGAGGCGAGGAGTTGACGCTTGATATTCTCATACACAACAAAAACACCGCCGCGCTTGAATCCGCCGTCCTTACGGTTGAATATCCCCTCGGAACAAAAACCGTCGGAAATTTGGAAGAAGAACTTCTTCGTGACAGGGAAGGCCTCGAGATTATTCCCGCGGGCGGAGTTGTCAAAAAAACCGTCAAAGCCGTTTTATTCGGTGAGAAAGAGAATATAAAACCGATTAAAATCACTCTTGAGTACCGCATCACGGGATCAAACGCCATCTTCGCAAAAGAAATCAATTACGACGTAACTATCAGTTCGTCTCCCGTAACACTGAGCCTCAATTATCCCCCGGAAGTAAATGCCAATCAGCCGTTTCAGATAGAAATGACAGTTACATCAAACTCAAACGATATTTTGCGGAATCTTTTGCTCAAGACCGAATATCCGTTCGGTTTCCGTTTTGACTCCTCCGTCCCGCAAAGCATATCGGAAAATATGCTCTGGAGAGTAGGGGACCTTGAACCGGCGGGGCAAAGAAAGATAGTTATTACGGGGCGGATTGAAGGACAAAACGAAGAAGAACGCACATTTCGTTTCGATGTCGGCATCGCAAGCAAAGATGACAATAAAACAATCGGCGTTAATTTTCTTTCCATACTTCAGTCGGTTCTCATAAAGAAGCCGTCCGTTGACCTTGCGTTAAAAATAAATCAAGAAGATACACAAGAATACATCGCTCCCATTGGGACCAAAATCCCGCTTACCATTGAATGGTTCAACACCTTGCCTGTTAACGTCTTGAACGGAACACTTGAGGTCAAGCTTTCAGGTTCGGCGCTCGACAGAGCAAGTGTCGTTGCCAAAAACGGAGGTTTCTACCGTTCAATAGACAATACCGTCTTGTGGGATAAGAACGGGTATTCTTTCCTCGGCGACCTCGGACCCAAGAAAACGGGCTCGGTCAGTTTTGATTTCTCACTTGTTAAGGAATTGTCGACGGTAAACGCTTTGCGCAATCCCGAAGTGCTTATCGAAGCGACATTCAAAGGCACCCGTTTTTCCTCCGATGGTACATCGGAGGAAGTGATTTCGACTGTAACAAAGAGGATAAAAGTTTCCTCCGGTCTTGTTGCGACCGGACGTGTCGTATATTCGACGGGTCCTTTCTCAAACAGCGGGCCTATTCCTCCCAAAGCCGAAGTGCCGACAACGTACAGCGTTATTCTTGCGGTCACAAACTCCGTGAACTCTTTGTCGGACGTTGTACTGCATACGTCGCTTCCTCCGTACGTGTCTTGGCTCAATAAGATCGATACTGCGTCCGAAAGCATTACATTCGATCCGTCCACCCGCGAACTCGTATGGAATATCGGAGATGTTCCCGCGGGCACTGGTATATCCCTTCCAGTGCGTCAAGTGGCGCTCCAGGTAAGTTTCTTGCCGAGTTTGGGGCAAATAGGCGCAAGCCCTATTCTTTTGAATGCGACAAAAATAAGCGGCAAAGACACATTCACTGGCACGACGATTCAAAACGAAATCAACGCCCTTACGACCAAAATGAGTACCGACCCGAACGCATTTCAAGGCCACGACAGAGTCACGCAATAAAAGCCAGGCTTTTGTTGCCGTCGCTGGTTCGGAAATGATAATGTAAGAACATTCTCAATTTCACTCACTACGCTAGGCAATGACACCCCTGTCCACTTGTGAAATCGGAGGGAGAACGTAAAGTTAATGACTATGGCATCGGAGACACTAATGGAAAAAATAATATCCCTTTCAAAACGCCGTGGTTTTATATACCAAGGCTCCGAAATTT from bacterium encodes the following:
- a CDS encoding class I tRNA ligase family protein, yielding MSENPPKKSEIARKEEEILDFWNKNRIFQKSLEKKAPHGDVTFYDGPPFATGLPHYGHILAGTIKDVIPRFETMRGKRVLRRWGWDCHGLPIENLIEQELGIKDKKEIEALGIEKFNEAARASVLRYDQQWRRLIPRSGRWVDMDDQYITMSPSYMESVWWSFSELHKKKLIYQGFKSMHLCPHCETTLSNLEVALGYKDITDISVTVKFELKDEPGTYLLAWTTTPWTLPGNVALAVNPNTDYLIVKAFSGSSESYVIAKEALLNHLFKGQNSLSFMQLFSSDDHEWLGGAREQHSPRIKEIKAKDLIGKSYKPLFDYYQNIPLENKERGWKVYAADFVTTEDGTGIVHIAPAFGEDDLNLAQKEKLPFIQHVSRHGVFEKEVTDFVGQFVKPKDDHQKADIEIIRHLAGKGLLFAKEKIIHSYPHCWRCDTPLLNYASASWFVAVTKYKDNFIKENKKVRFVPEEIRDGRFGKWLEGARDWAISRSRYWGAPLPVWICNQCKEIAVIGSVEELKKKTKSKNSYIVMRHGEAESNVLGLINGDNSTIRHLTEKGQGQVKKTVETLKGKIDIIIASPLTRTKETADIVAGIIGVKEVITDDRLKEVQTGEYNGKLVSEYQNFATREEKLEKRPQGGENLTDVKKRMGEFIYEIDKEYDGKRILIITHEFPAWMLFAAAYGASKKEILALHSGEDFLKTAEARVLDFAPVSHRNYELDLHRPYIDNVEFTCKCGGKMKRIPEVFDTWYESGSMPYASHHYPFETKQFDAKKGFRFPADFIAEGIDQTRGWFYSLLMLSVGLFGKTPYKNVVVNGTILAEDGQKMSKRLKNYPDVEAILDTYGADAMRYYMLSSPVVRGEDLAFSEKGLDEVVKKLSLRLQNVCSFYEMYAQSSVESASNSKDILDLWILSRLSQTRDMITDSMETYALDAATRPILDFVDDLSTWYLRRSRERFKGDDEKDKTAALATTRFVLQEFSKLMAPFMPFIAEEIYLKVEGEKGKESVHLENWPTKEKADSRIVENMKEARHVVSLGLEARAKSAIKVRQPLSHIIVKTLSLKGKNEYLQLILDELNVKEIRFDDKQQDEVFLDTNITSELKIEGEQRDLIRAIQDFRKAKGFDAKDKIMLIVSTDETGKQFVDEYKAGLSKTTGLSDIKYKSIEGEAVNIGGMSFVFSVER
- the recO gene encoding DNA repair protein RecO, with the protein product MYHIYHTEAFVIGGTAHEEGSRRVYLFTRDLGLIHALAQGIREEKSKLRYSLQPYSHTHVSLVHGKTWRIVFAHTQSNFLHYFGHLSGQSLALVRILSLVRSLVVGEEKNAELFSILKNGFQFLKSNHTEREINALEHLMVLKMLKNLGYLPASPDFDVISVDAEFNDKMLDSVFSVQAKALRFINTALAESQLLPKKSPVL